A DNA window from Arachis duranensis cultivar V14167 chromosome 3, aradu.V14167.gnm2.J7QH, whole genome shotgun sequence contains the following coding sequences:
- the LOC107481944 gene encoding uncharacterized protein LOC107481944: MDLSWYMNPACLERVKRRKIREKGVVFVGSMNILTSKDIPFTNKSISKAFGALKDAFSWCVGSLDQSFWFDNWSIEGPIAQDVPFVHISDSDLTIRDVWKDGQWNLRDIFSIILEAVKQRLNAYNPDLNAEESSGWSWSVASSRFYSARSGYSWLAKRKFDWNEHDNWLWVWRLHIPEKYKFLIWLSLHNAIPIAEFRLGRVAPVIGVRMVLNPFFIVFGSALVPRRGARSGDAFLFFSTIWWIWRSRNHDTFNIDDSWSASKVVSLIRSSVREFHTIFAMHQSLSPPSLCLHWIPPPVHSVKLNCDASWFAPSGYAGFGCIIRNPDGCWLKGCTGKVEVCSVLFAELYAIWRGLLLAWESRFREVICETDCLEALFLVNQRMLSKDIPEWDLAKHIQEVMNWNWRVSVLLIQKTANSVADCMAKAAASVADIHSNWSQPWSELQHLIDLDMTLAN, from the exons ATGGATTTGTCAT GGTATATGAATCCAGCTTGTTTAGAAAGGGtgaagagaagaaagataaGAGAGAAAGGTGTTGTGTTTGTTGGCTCAATGAATATTCTAACTTCTAAAGACATTCCATTTACTAAT AAGAGTATCTCAAAGGCTTTTGGTGCTCTTAAAGATGCCTTCTCTTGGTGCGTTGGGTCACTTGATCAATCTTTTTGGTTTGACAATTGGAGTATTGAGGGTCCAATTGCTCAAGATGTCCCTTTTGTACATATATCTGACTCTGATTTAACTATTAGAGACGTTTGGAAAGATGGTCAATGGAATCTCCGTGATATTTTCTCTATCATTCTAGAAGCTGTCAAACAGCGTTTGAATGCTTATAATCCGGATTTGAATGCTGAAGAGAGTTCGGGTTGGTCGTGGAGTGTGGCATCTTCTAGATTCTACTCAGCTAGGAGTGGGTACAGTTGGCTAGCCAAAAGAAAGTTTGACTGGAATGAGCATGATAATTGGTTGTGGGTATGGCGTCTGCATATTCCTGAGAAGTATAAGTTCTTAATTTGGCTCAGTCTCCATAATGCTATTCCTATAGCAGAGTTTCGTTTGGGTCGTGTAGCACCTGTCATCGGTGTCAGAATGGTTCTAAATCCATTCTTCATTGTCTTCGGGAGTGCCCTAGTGCCAAGGAG AGGTGCAAGGAGTGGagatgcttttcttttcttttcgacTATCTGGTGGATTTGGAGAAGCAGAAATCATGACACATTTAATATAGATGATTCATGGAGTGCTAGTAAAGTGGTGAGTTTGATTCGTAGTTCAGTAAGGGAGTTTCACACTATTTTTGCTATGCATCAATCTCTGTCTCCTCCTTCACTTTGTTTGCATTGGATTCCACCTCCAGTTCATTCtgttaaattgaattgtgatgctagttggTTTGCTCCTTCTGGCTATGCTGGTTTTGGTTGTATTATTCGCAATCCTGATGGATGTTGGTTGAAAGGTTGCACTGGAAAAGTCGAAGTGTGCAGTGTTCTTTTTGCTGAATTGTATGCAATTTGGAGAGGTTTACttcttgcttgggagagtaGATTTCGTGAGGTTATTTGTGAAACAGACTGTTTAGAAGCTCTTTTCTTGGTAAACCAAAGAATGCTTAGTAAGGATATTCCGGAATGGGATTTGGCAAAGCATATTCAGGAGGTTATGAATTGGAATTGGAGAGTCTCTGTTCTTTTAATTCAGAAGACTGCAAATAGTGTTGCAGATTGTATGGCTAAAGCAGCTGCTTCTGTCGCGGACATTCACTCGAATTGGAGCCAACCATGGAGTGAGCTTCAACATCTAATAGATTTAGATATGACCCTagccaattaa
- the LOC107481970 gene encoding reticulon-like protein B9, whose amino-acid sequence MAHNTSSDSDNEIITTQSKSFPHGKSIHEVLGGGKVADVLLWKDRNISAAILVGITAIWFLFEVVEYNFVTLISHISITTMLVLYIWSTVADIFKWNGPKIPETILKDSFFEDLAFNLQRRFYQLLQVLFHISCGTDLPRFLLIIISLYILSEIGNYFSFINLLYIGSICIQTLPIVYDRYEEEIRNLAEHIMIDIRRKYRRFQKTYLNKIPRGPVKEKKIK is encoded by the exons atggcGCACAATACATCCTCTGATTCTGATAATGAAATTATCACAACACAGTCAAAGAGCTTTCCCCATGGAAAATCAATACATGAAGTTCTTGGAGGAGGAAAAG TGGCAGATGTGTTATTATGGAAAGATAGAAATATATCAGCTGCAATTTTGGTTGGGATTACAGCTATTTGGTTTTTGTTTGAGGTTGTTGAGTACAATTTCGTGACACTTATTTCTCACATTTCCATCACCACAATGCTAGTACTCTACATATGGTCCACGGTTGCTGATATCTTTAAATG GAATGGTCCCAAGATTCCGGAAACTATTTTGAAAGATTCTTTCTTTGAAGATCTAGCTTTCAATTTGCAGAGAAGATTTTACCAGCTATTACAAGTGCTCTTCCACATTTCATGTGGAACAGACCTACCACGGTTTCTTCTA aTTATCATCTCCCTCTATATTTTATCAGAAATTGGAAACTACTTCAGCTTTATCAATCTGCTATACATTG GTTCTATCTGCATCCAAACACTGCCAATTGTATATGATAGATATGAGGAAGAAATTAGGAATTTGGCTGAACATATCATGATAGATATTAGGAGGAAATATAGAAGGTTTCAGAAGACATATCTGAACAAAATTCCCAGAGGACCGGTCAAGGAAAAGAAgatcaaataa